From Spirosoma aerolatum, one genomic window encodes:
- a CDS encoding NADH-quinone oxidoreductase subunit J family protein gives MTETLDFFKNLTPTGYLFLALTAITLFSAIGVVTARNPIYSVLALIATFFCLSGHYVLLNAQFLAAVNIIVYAGAIMVLFLFTIMFLNLRKEDEESKTNLTKMASVIVGGLLMVMLITIFRAKSAQIPTVNQMSFDSKTGLVENLGRLLYNDYILPFELASVLFLVAMVGAVMLGKREAGDRHF, from the coding sequence TATCTGTTTCTGGCCTTAACTGCCATTACACTTTTTAGCGCTATTGGCGTTGTTACGGCCCGAAACCCTATCTATAGTGTATTGGCGCTGATTGCTACGTTCTTCTGCCTGTCGGGCCACTATGTATTGCTGAACGCCCAGTTTCTGGCGGCTGTCAACATCATCGTTTATGCGGGTGCGATCATGGTTTTGTTCCTGTTTACGATCATGTTTCTGAACCTTCGGAAGGAGGATGAAGAGTCGAAAACCAATCTGACAAAAATGGCTTCGGTAATCGTCGGTGGATTGCTGATGGTTATGCTGATTACCATTTTCCGGGCTAAGAGCGCTCAGATTCCAACGGTTAATCAGATGTCTTTTGATTCAAAAACGGGATTGGTAGAAAACCTGGGGCGGTTGCTATACAATGATTACATCCTGCCTTTCGAACTGGCTTCTGTTCTGTTCCTGGTGGCTATGGTTGGTGCGGTGATGCTGGGCAAACGCGAAGCAGGCGACCGGCATTTCTGA
- a CDS encoding PadR family transcriptional regulator — MKGAQLGEFEELVLLTIALLYDNAYSVAVMEELSNRLERPMSLGAVHRTMQRLEEKELVQSRFGESTAERGGRRKRLFTVTAAGEQALQEARKIRNDLWADIPNAAFGGSLA, encoded by the coding sequence ATGAAAGGTGCTCAACTAGGCGAGTTTGAAGAGCTTGTTTTGCTGACGATTGCCTTGCTCTATGATAATGCCTACAGCGTGGCTGTCATGGAAGAGCTTAGCAACCGACTAGAACGCCCTATGAGTCTGGGGGCTGTTCATCGTACCATGCAGCGACTCGAAGAAAAAGAACTGGTCCAGTCACGGTTTGGCGAATCGACAGCCGAACGGGGCGGACGACGTAAACGGCTCTTTACCGTAACCGCTGCGGGTGAACAGGCGTTGCAGGAAGCGCGTAAAATTCGGAACGACCTCTGGGCCGATATACCTAACGCTGCTTTTGGAGGAAGCCTGGCATGA
- a CDS encoding alpha/beta hydrolase family esterase — protein MVRITFFLVIISIQVTLAQKQVQTDSVLIEGHYRTFHFLKASKPGAMLIFVLHGSGGDGLGNRKGAAKLEAKQDAENLLIVYPDGYKRYWNECRKTAQTLANKEDINENAFFEAMIQYFDKKYQINPKQVFAVGTSGGGHMAYKLALTMPERLRAITALIANLPDTNNIDCVEKRMAIPVMIVNGTIDTVNPYEGGEVITGGISLGLVRSTERTFHYWADLAGYTGSPNKELLPDNDPNDHKTIERYTYKAKDKPEVTLLKVIGGKHDYPNDINVYLEALAFFKRQL, from the coding sequence ATGGTACGTATAACATTTTTCTTAGTTATAATCAGCATACAGGTTACGCTCGCCCAAAAACAGGTACAAACAGATTCTGTATTGATCGAAGGGCACTATCGGACTTTTCATTTCTTAAAGGCCTCCAAACCCGGCGCTATGCTCATTTTTGTCCTTCATGGTTCAGGCGGTGATGGTCTGGGAAATCGAAAAGGAGCCGCCAAGCTGGAAGCGAAGCAGGATGCAGAAAATCTATTAATCGTTTACCCTGACGGGTATAAACGCTATTGGAACGAATGTCGAAAAACGGCCCAGACCCTGGCCAATAAAGAAGACATCAATGAGAATGCCTTTTTTGAGGCTATGATCCAATATTTTGATAAAAAATACCAGATCAACCCAAAGCAGGTTTTTGCCGTAGGTACATCCGGCGGTGGTCACATGGCTTACAAACTCGCCTTGACCATGCCCGAACGATTACGAGCAATTACCGCTTTGATCGCCAATTTACCTGATACCAATAATATCGATTGCGTTGAAAAGCGCATGGCAATCCCTGTTATGATCGTTAACGGCACCATCGACACGGTTAATCCATACGAAGGTGGTGAAGTAATAACGGGCGGTATTAGCCTGGGATTGGTTCGCTCTACCGAACGGACGTTCCATTATTGGGCTGATCTGGCTGGCTATACGGGCTCACCGAATAAAGAACTCCTACCTGATAACGACCCTAACGACCACAAAACGATCGAGCGGTACACCTATAAAGCCAAGGACAAACCAGAAGTCACACTCCTTAAAGTTATTGGCGGTAAGCATGACTATCCGAACGATATCAATGTCTATCTGGAAGCACTCGCCTTTTTCAAGCGACAATTGTAG
- a CDS encoding acetyl-CoA C-acyltransferase has product MDAYIVAGYRTAVGKAPRGGLRFTRPDDMAAEVIKHLISQVPNLDPARVEDLIVGNAVPEAEQGMQIARYIALLSLPQSVPGMTINRYCGSGLEAIAIASAKIHAGLADCIIAGGTESMSLVPVMGWKTALNYEIAKAHPDYYIGMGLTAEQVAQQFNISRDAQDEFALESHMKALAAQKDGKFTDEIVPIKVAETYFDAESGKKKNREWTVAQDEGPRKDTSAEGLAKLKPVFAAGGSVTAGNSSQTSDGAAFVIVMSEKLVNELNLKPIARMVSYATAGVEPKIMGIGPVAAIPIALKKAGLKQDDIEQIELNEAFAAQALAVVQELGLDRSKINPNGGAIALGHALGSTGARLSVQLLNEMRRRDQKYGMVSACVGGGQGVAGIFERLN; this is encoded by the coding sequence ATGGATGCATACATTGTAGCCGGATACCGCACGGCAGTGGGAAAAGCGCCACGCGGAGGTCTCCGTTTCACCCGCCCCGATGATATGGCGGCTGAAGTAATCAAGCATTTAATTAGCCAGGTACCCAATCTTGACCCAGCCAGGGTGGAAGACCTGATCGTGGGAAATGCTGTTCCCGAAGCAGAACAGGGAATGCAGATTGCCCGATACATTGCTCTACTGTCGCTGCCCCAAAGCGTTCCTGGAATGACCATCAATCGCTATTGCGGATCTGGCCTGGAAGCTATTGCCATTGCTTCAGCCAAAATTCACGCGGGTCTTGCCGATTGCATCATTGCGGGTGGCACCGAATCGATGTCGCTGGTACCAGTGATGGGTTGGAAAACGGCATTGAACTACGAAATTGCCAAAGCGCACCCTGACTACTATATCGGTATGGGACTCACCGCTGAACAGGTAGCCCAACAGTTTAACATCAGCCGTGACGCGCAGGACGAATTTGCTCTTGAGTCGCATATGAAAGCGTTGGCCGCCCAGAAAGACGGGAAGTTTACTGACGAAATCGTTCCAATAAAAGTCGCCGAAACCTACTTCGATGCCGAGAGTGGTAAGAAAAAAAACCGCGAATGGACGGTTGCGCAGGACGAAGGTCCCCGTAAAGACACCAGTGCCGAAGGCTTGGCGAAGCTAAAGCCTGTATTTGCCGCTGGTGGTTCAGTAACAGCCGGAAACTCCTCACAGACATCAGATGGAGCGGCTTTTGTGATCGTCATGTCGGAAAAGCTGGTGAATGAACTTAATCTGAAGCCGATTGCCCGGATGGTATCGTATGCTACGGCAGGGGTTGAGCCTAAAATCATGGGGATTGGCCCGGTAGCGGCTATTCCCATCGCCCTCAAAAAAGCGGGTTTGAAGCAGGACGATATTGAGCAGATAGAACTGAACGAAGCCTTTGCCGCCCAGGCCCTAGCCGTTGTTCAGGAGCTTGGCCTTGACCGAAGCAAAATCAACCCCAACGGAGGGGCTATTGCCTTGGGCCATGCCCTTGGCTCGACGGGTGCCCGCCTGTCGGTTCAATTACTGAATGAGATGCGTCGTCGTGACCAGAAATACGGGATGGTATCTGCCTGCGTAGGGGGTGGTCAGGGTGTTGCCGGTATCTTCGAACGACTGAACTAA
- a CDS encoding acyl-CoA dehydrogenase family protein gives MIATEPKASIKGGEFLIKETEASQVFIPEEFTEEQQMIAATCREFLEREIWPRLNEIDNAKSPELISSLMDKAGELGLLGTSVPEQYGGFGTNFNTSMLVAETTGAGHSFSVALSAHTGIGTLPIVYYGNEDQKSKYLPKLASGEWKAAYCLTEPDSGSDANSGKTKAILTEDGKHYVLNGQKMWITNGGFADLYIVFAKIEENGQTDKNLSAFIVERTYEGITMNEPEHKMGIKGSDTRQIFFNDVKVPVENLLSERGNGFKIAVNILNIGRIKLGIAAVGGSKEVINNAIRYANERKQFKTAIANFGAIKHKLAEMAIKVYVSETASYRAGQNIDDLIEDLKANGMEDGPAKLKALEQFAIECAIMKVHGSETLDYVVDEGVQVYGGMGYSADAPMDRAYRDARINRIFEGTNEINRMLIVDMLLKRAMKGELDLMAPAMAVAKEIMSIPDFSSDEEEGVFVAEKKVLKNLKKAALMVAGAAVQKFMMTLSDEQEILMNVADMAIEIYAAESVLLRVEKLIGTQGEESVVLQKQIALVYLHEAVEKVASAGRAAVTSFAEGDELRGMLMGLKRFTKIDPMNRKDARRQIADAMIAENKYIF, from the coding sequence ATGATTGCGACAGAACCTAAAGCCTCAATCAAAGGGGGCGAATTTCTGATAAAAGAAACCGAAGCCTCCCAGGTATTTATTCCCGAAGAATTCACCGAAGAACAGCAGATGATTGCGGCTACATGCCGTGAGTTTCTGGAACGTGAAATTTGGCCTCGGCTGAACGAAATCGATAACGCCAAGTCGCCGGAGCTAATCTCATCGCTCATGGACAAAGCCGGTGAACTAGGCCTTTTAGGTACGTCGGTACCTGAACAATACGGCGGCTTCGGTACTAATTTCAATACATCCATGCTAGTAGCCGAAACCACTGGCGCTGGACATTCATTCTCCGTAGCTCTATCAGCTCATACCGGTATTGGCACGCTACCTATCGTTTATTACGGCAACGAAGACCAGAAATCGAAATATCTTCCCAAGCTGGCTAGTGGTGAATGGAAAGCCGCTTACTGCCTGACCGAGCCCGATTCAGGATCAGATGCCAACTCAGGAAAAACGAAAGCAATACTAACTGAAGATGGTAAACATTACGTTCTGAATGGACAGAAGATGTGGATCACCAACGGTGGTTTTGCGGACTTATATATTGTATTCGCCAAAATCGAAGAAAACGGCCAGACGGATAAAAATCTGTCAGCATTCATTGTAGAGCGTACCTACGAAGGGATTACGATGAATGAACCCGAGCATAAAATGGGGATCAAAGGTTCAGACACCCGTCAGATTTTCTTCAACGATGTGAAAGTACCCGTCGAAAACCTATTGTCGGAACGCGGCAACGGTTTCAAGATCGCGGTAAATATTCTGAACATTGGCCGAATCAAGCTGGGTATTGCGGCTGTTGGCGGTTCAAAAGAAGTGATCAACAACGCAATTCGCTACGCCAACGAACGAAAGCAGTTCAAAACCGCCATTGCCAACTTCGGGGCCATTAAGCATAAGCTGGCCGAAATGGCTATTAAAGTGTATGTATCCGAAACGGCCTCGTACCGGGCTGGCCAGAACATCGACGACCTGATCGAAGACCTGAAAGCCAATGGCATGGAAGATGGGCCCGCAAAACTGAAAGCGCTTGAGCAGTTCGCCATCGAATGCGCGATCATGAAAGTGCACGGCTCCGAAACCCTCGATTATGTCGTGGACGAAGGCGTTCAGGTCTACGGCGGTATGGGCTACTCAGCCGACGCGCCAATGGACCGGGCGTATCGCGATGCGCGCATCAACCGGATTTTCGAAGGCACGAACGAGATCAACCGCATGCTCATCGTTGATATGCTATTGAAACGGGCGATGAAAGGTGAACTTGACCTGATGGCACCCGCCATGGCTGTTGCCAAAGAAATCATGTCGATTCCAGACTTCAGTTCGGATGAGGAAGAAGGCGTGTTCGTTGCCGAGAAAAAAGTGCTCAAAAACCTGAAGAAAGCCGCCTTGATGGTTGCCGGAGCAGCCGTTCAGAAGTTTATGATGACCCTGTCGGACGAGCAGGAAATCCTGATGAACGTGGCCGACATGGCGATCGAGATCTATGCCGCTGAGTCGGTATTGCTCCGGGTGGAAAAACTGATCGGCACCCAAGGCGAAGAATCCGTAGTGCTACAGAAACAAATCGCGCTTGTCTATCTCCATGAAGCCGTTGAAAAAGTAGCCAGTGCCGGACGGGCAGCCGTTACGTCGTTTGCCGAAGGTGATGAACTTCGTGGAATGCTTATGGGCCTGAAACGGTTTACCAAAATTGACCCCATGAATCGTAAAGATGCCCGCCGTCAGATTGCCGACGCTATGATTGCGGAGAACAAATATATTTTCTAA
- a CDS encoding ABC transporter permease — MKSRRTTHNTVQNVKPPRWVNWLMERITAPHLREELQGDMEELFHRRVSRYGTNKARFMYAWDFLLLVHPRLWRPEPEPTFKPRYTKYSDVSKPLSFHPVMIRNYLKLAFRNLIKYKGYSAINIAGLAVGMAVTMLIGIWIQDEVSANKHHKNYETLYQVKFNQTFDGQRGTQDAIPFPLGDELKAKYPDFKAVAMYQRSEGNRSLIVGDQKFLKNGIYIGQDAIDMFSLTVLNGDKNPLKEPYSIVLTDETARTLFGNQDPIGKIVRIDNSVDLKVTAVVAKQPANATLQFDYLLPWQLQEARYDWVRNKAKTDWRNNDWGVFAQLKEGIDPAQTNAKIKDVILTHLAANDPTSRNQVKPEIFLHPMAKWRLYSEFTEGKNTGGFIKYVRLFGIFGLFILVIACINFMNLSTARSEKRAKEVGVRKAVGSGREQLIGQFLSESILIAGMALVIAVVIVLAALPFFNTLTEKAMTIEFGNPLLWGGTLAFTLFTGLLAGSYPALYLSSFSPVKILKGTFQAGKGATLPRKILVVVQFAFSISLMIGTIIIYQQLEHGKNRPLGFTKAGLISVNSSKSLLDHYDALRDELMATGAVSSICKTNAPPTQWWSSNSGWKWKGANPADESVIFTTIATSYDYTKTMGIKLKEGRDFSREFATDSAGVILNEAAVKRMGLKHPVGERMRWANRDWTIVGVVPDIVVEWSPYRAVAPMTIIFAKDWVNFIDLRINPAMSPSAAIDKIRPIFDKYNPGFPFDYQFADVEYAKKFRYEELVGNLSAVVCLLAIFISCLGLFGLASFIAEQRTKEIGVRKVLGASIANLWGLLSKDFVQLVMIACLIASPIAWYTMNQWLESYTYKITIHIGVFVGVLAIALLITLLTVSYQAIKAALLNPVKTLRSE; from the coding sequence ATGAAGTCAAGACGAACAACGCATAATACCGTTCAGAACGTGAAGCCTCCTCGCTGGGTAAACTGGCTGATGGAGCGTATCACCGCTCCGCATTTACGCGAAGAACTGCAGGGCGATATGGAAGAGCTTTTCCATAGACGTGTCAGTCGTTACGGCACCAACAAAGCCCGATTTATGTATGCCTGGGATTTCCTACTGCTCGTACACCCGAGGCTCTGGCGACCCGAACCGGAGCCTACGTTCAAACCTCGTTATACGAAATACAGTGACGTTTCTAAACCCTTATCGTTTCATCCTGTCATGATCCGCAATTATTTAAAACTCGCTTTTCGCAATCTGATTAAATACAAGGGGTATTCGGCCATCAACATTGCCGGGTTGGCTGTTGGTATGGCCGTAACGATGCTGATTGGCATTTGGATCCAGGACGAAGTATCGGCCAACAAGCATCATAAAAACTATGAAACCCTTTATCAGGTTAAATTCAACCAAACCTTCGATGGACAACGGGGCACGCAGGACGCTATCCCGTTTCCATTGGGCGACGAATTAAAAGCCAAGTATCCCGATTTTAAAGCCGTGGCAATGTACCAACGGTCAGAAGGCAATCGCTCGTTGATTGTGGGTGATCAGAAATTCCTCAAAAACGGCATTTACATTGGCCAGGATGCCATTGACATGTTTTCACTAACCGTCCTGAATGGCGATAAAAATCCACTAAAAGAACCTTATTCGATCGTCCTTACGGACGAAACGGCCCGAACGCTTTTCGGAAATCAGGACCCCATTGGCAAGATTGTTCGAATCGACAATTCGGTCGATCTGAAAGTAACAGCCGTAGTTGCCAAACAGCCTGCCAATGCTACGCTACAGTTTGATTATTTATTGCCTTGGCAATTGCAGGAGGCCCGCTATGACTGGGTAAGAAATAAGGCAAAAACCGACTGGCGAAACAACGATTGGGGCGTCTTTGCACAGCTTAAAGAGGGCATCGATCCGGCACAAACCAACGCAAAAATTAAAGATGTAATACTAACCCATTTAGCAGCCAACGACCCCACGTCGAGAAACCAGGTCAAGCCCGAAATATTCCTGCATCCTATGGCTAAATGGCGGCTTTATTCAGAGTTTACGGAAGGGAAGAATACCGGAGGCTTTATTAAATACGTCCGACTGTTTGGCATTTTTGGCCTGTTTATTCTGGTCATTGCCTGTATTAACTTTATGAATCTCAGCACGGCCCGTTCCGAGAAGCGGGCGAAAGAAGTGGGGGTTCGAAAAGCGGTGGGATCGGGTCGTGAGCAGTTGATCGGGCAGTTTTTAAGTGAGTCTATCCTGATTGCAGGTATGGCATTGGTCATAGCCGTAGTCATTGTTCTGGCTGCGCTGCCTTTTTTCAATACACTCACGGAGAAAGCCATGACGATCGAATTCGGAAATCCCCTGCTCTGGGGCGGCACACTGGCTTTTACATTATTTACCGGATTGTTAGCCGGTAGTTATCCAGCTCTGTATCTGTCCTCCTTCAGTCCAGTGAAGATTCTCAAAGGGACTTTCCAGGCTGGTAAAGGCGCTACATTACCCCGGAAAATTCTGGTTGTCGTTCAGTTTGCCTTTTCTATTTCCCTGATGATTGGAACCATTATCATTTATCAGCAACTGGAACATGGCAAAAACCGCCCGCTTGGTTTTACGAAAGCAGGCCTTATTTCGGTTAACTCGTCTAAAAGTTTACTTGATCATTACGACGCCCTTCGGGACGAACTAATGGCTACGGGCGCCGTATCCTCTATTTGTAAGACCAACGCCCCGCCTACACAATGGTGGAGCAGTAACAGTGGCTGGAAGTGGAAAGGCGCAAACCCCGCCGATGAATCCGTCATTTTTACAACCATCGCGACCAGCTACGACTACACCAAAACAATGGGAATCAAGCTCAAAGAAGGGCGGGATTTTTCGAGAGAATTTGCGACCGATTCGGCAGGTGTTATTTTGAACGAAGCGGCTGTCAAACGCATGGGTCTGAAACACCCTGTTGGCGAACGAATGCGTTGGGCAAATAGAGACTGGACCATTGTTGGCGTAGTCCCCGACATCGTCGTCGAATGGTCACCCTACCGCGCTGTTGCTCCGATGACAATTATCTTTGCTAAAGATTGGGTTAATTTTATCGACCTGCGCATCAATCCGGCCATGTCCCCTTCCGCAGCTATCGACAAAATCAGACCCATTTTCGATAAATACAATCCCGGTTTCCCGTTCGATTATCAGTTTGCGGATGTCGAGTACGCCAAAAAATTCCGGTACGAAGAACTCGTCGGTAATCTTTCGGCTGTTGTCTGCTTATTGGCCATCTTTATTTCATGTCTGGGTCTGTTTGGGCTGGCTTCGTTTATTGCCGAACAGCGTACCAAAGAAATTGGCGTTCGGAAAGTATTAGGGGCCAGCATCGCGAATCTGTGGGGATTACTATCGAAAGATTTTGTTCAGTTAGTTATGATTGCCTGCCTGATCGCTTCCCCTATTGCCTGGTATACAATGAATCAATGGCTGGAAAGCTATACTTACAAAATAACGATTCATATCGGCGTATTTGTAGGCGTATTAGCCATAGCTTTGTTAATCACCTTATTGACGGTCAGTTACCAGGCCATTAAAGCTGCATTATTAAATCCGGTAAAGACCCTGAGAAGCGAATAA